From the Plectropomus leopardus isolate mb unplaced genomic scaffold, YSFRI_Pleo_2.0 unplaced_scaffold2986, whole genome shotgun sequence genome, the window aactaaaaagaaagaaaagacggCGGAGCGGAAAGCAGTTTCTGCGGTGAGAAAAGACACCAGTTTAACTTCTCTCTTCAAACTGGGATTTGTTCTTGAGCAGGAAGGCTGCCAGGTACTCGATGGGGTTCGGAGGTCtgcaggacaaaaacaaaactttactCATTTGGCGGGAACTTTTGCATCTCTCTACGCCAAACGCTCGCGTCACGCATGGAGTGAACACGCCGATACATCAGAGGGAGTATTCAGagtgtgtactctgtgtgtgtgtgtgtacctgtccTTCGCGAGGACGGACAGTCCCTGCAGCAGGATGGGGACGACGGTCTGGTCCAGGTACGCCCGGGTCGGCAGCGCCTGC encodes:
- the dpy30 gene encoding protein dpy-30 homolog, yielding MEGHTPVSENPHAEYGLTENIQRSVENEKASAEKMSKQKVDLQALPTRAYLDQTVVPILLQGLSVLAKDRPPNPIEYLAAFLLKNKSQFEERS